From the Nostoc sp. PCC 7107 genome, the window AAGTGCGGGTTTTGTCTGTGTAGCCGCGACTTCAGTCGCTTGGTGCTGAGTGCAAGCTATGTGTTTCGCCGTTCATTGCTAAAATAAACAACAACCCTTACCTCTGCAAAGGTGTTTTATGACCTCTGCAATTAATCGACCTACTGAAGAACTTACTCCTTTTCCAGACCATACGCAGCTACCAGAATCAGACGGGACTTTCGTGAAAAATTGGCAAGAACATCCCCAAAGTATTTTATTGACTGACTCGATTACACCCGTACTCAAAAAATTACATCCTGATGGTCATTATTGTATTGGTCAAGATTTAGGTATTTACTGGCGCTTAACTGATCCTCCAGAGAAAGGCGCAGAAGCACCAGATTGGTTTTATGTAGGAAATGTACCGCCTTCCCTGGATGGACAAACACGACGTTCTTACGTGTTGTGGCGCGAGTATATTTCCCCGTTAATTGCATTGGAATTTGTCTCTGGCGATGGGAGTGAGGAGCGAGATAAAACTCCCTTGAAAGGCAAATTTTGGATTTATGAACAAGTAATTCATCCAGCTTTTTACGGCATTTATGAAGTAAGTAAAGCTAGTGTGGAAGTTTATCACTTAATTGAAGGACAGTATCAACTGTTACTAGCAAATGAGCGTGGGCATTATCCCATACATCCTTTAGGTGTGGAGTTAGGGATCTGGCAGGGAGAATACCAAAATATGGCATTACCTTGGTTACGTTGGTGGGATTTGCAAGGTAATTTATTGTTGACTGGTGACGAACGAGCCGCAAAAGAAGCCCAACGCGCCGAACAAGAAGCACAACGGGCTGAACAAGAACGTCAAAGAAATGAACGCTTAATTGCTCAATTGCGATCGCTCGGTGTTGAACCGGAAGCTTAGTTAATCTCAACGTGTGGCTAAGGTAAAATCTGCGGTGATTCGTTGTAAAATTTGCTGCAATACCATCGCTGTCCAATCAATATCGGCTTCCGTGGTATCTCGTCCTAATGTCATGCGAATTCCCCCCAAGGCGGCTTTTTGAGAATAACCCATTGCTAATAATATTGGGCTTGGGCTGAGTTTACCGCTATGACAAGCAGCACCAGCACTAATGCCAATACCTGCTAAATTTAATTGTCGCACCAAGGTTTTACCGCTGAGTTTTTCACCGTCGGCGTATTCGAGACAGAAACTTGCATGATGGGGTAAGCGATGGATGCGATCGCCTGTGGGAATTAAACCGGGGATATCTGCTAACAAAGCAAACAAGCGATCGCGTAAATCAATTAATCTCGGTGTTTCTGTGGCTAGTTCTTTGGCGGCTAATTCAGCAGCGACACCAAACCCAGCAATCATCGGGACAGCTTGCGTTCCCGAACGCATCCCCATTTCTTGTCCACCACCAGTTAACAGAGGCATAATTTTTACACTAGGACGAATATACAATGCCCCGGCACCCTGTGGCCCGTAGATTTTGTGGCTGGAAATGCTGAGTAAATCAACTGGTAATGTCTGCACATCAATGGGTAAACGTCCTGCAACTTGCACTGCATCAGTGTGAAAGATTGCACCATGCGATCGCGCAATATTGCCTAATTCGCTAATTGGCTGAACTGTCCCGACTTCACTTTGTCCGTAAATTATCGATACCAATACGGTGTTGTGTCGCAATGCAGCTTTTAAATCTAGGGGGTTAATTCTTCCTTGGTTATCCACTCCCAAAGTTGTGACTTCCCAACCCCA encodes:
- a CDS encoding Uma2 family endonuclease; translated protein: MTSAINRPTEELTPFPDHTQLPESDGTFVKNWQEHPQSILLTDSITPVLKKLHPDGHYCIGQDLGIYWRLTDPPEKGAEAPDWFYVGNVPPSLDGQTRRSYVLWREYISPLIALEFVSGDGSEERDKTPLKGKFWIYEQVIHPAFYGIYEVSKASVEVYHLIEGQYQLLLANERGHYPIHPLGVELGIWQGEYQNMALPWLRWWDLQGNLLLTGDERAAKEAQRAEQEAQRAEQERQRNERLIAQLRSLGVEPEA
- a CDS encoding cysteine desulfurase family protein, which encodes MQIYLDYSATTPTRPEAIAAMQAVFTQQWGNPSSLHEWGQRAAIVVEQARVQVADLINATHPESIVFTAGGTEADNLAIIGVARLYPVPQHIIISSVEHSAISETARMLEMWGWEVTTLGVDNQGRINPLDLKAALRHNTVLVSIIYGQSEVGTVQPISELGNIARSHGAIFHTDAVQVAGRLPIDVQTLPVDLLSISSHKIYGPQGAGALYIRPSVKIMPLLTGGGQEMGMRSGTQAVPMIAGFGVAAELAAKELATETPRLIDLRDRLFALLADIPGLIPTGDRIHRLPHHASFCLEYADGEKLSGKTLVRQLNLAGIGISAGAACHSGKLSPSPILLAMGYSQKAALGGIRMTLGRDTTEADIDWTAMVLQQILQRITADFTLATR